Proteins from a genomic interval of Yarrowia lipolytica chromosome 1E, complete sequence:
- a CDS encoding uncharacterized protein (Heat shock protein:3) → MHRTLLKSGVFHRKWTLLKVGVSATENRPSQTQKKTKETHYNNMSKAVGIDLGTTYSCVAHFANDRVEIIANDQGNRTTPSFVAFTDTERLIGDAAKNQAAMNPANTVFDAKRLIGRKFDDPEVQNDAKHFPFKIIDKAGKPNIEVEFKGETKVFTPEEISSMILTKMKETAEGYLGTKVNDAVITVPAYFNDSQRQATKDAGLIAGLNVQRIINEPTAAAIAYGLDKKETGERNVLIFDLGGGTFDVSLLSIEDGIFEVKATAGDTHLGGEDFDNRLVNHFVQEFKRKHKKDISTNQRALRRLRTACERAKRTLSSSAQTSIEIDSLYEGIDFYTSITRARFEELCQDLFRGTLEPVEKVLKDAKMDKASVNEIVLVGGSTRIPKVQKLVSDFFNGKELNRSINPDEAVAYGAAVQAAILSGDTSSSTQDILLLDVAPLSLGIETAGGVMTKLIPRNSTIPTKKSETFSTYADNQPGVLIQVFEGERAQTKDNNILGKFELSGIPPAPRGVPQIEVTFDVDANGILNVSAVEKGTGKTQQITITNDKGRLSKEEIERMVNDAEKYKDEDEKEAARIAAKNGLESYTYSLKNTLSEEKFKEKVDEAEREKLEKAINETIEFLDATQSGATEEYSDKQKELEGIANPILMKFYGADGGAPGGMPGGGMPGAGAAPGGGEGPTVEEV, encoded by the coding sequence ATGCACAGGACATTATTAAAGTCGGGGGTTTTCCACAGAAAATGGACACTATTAAAAGTCGGGGTGTCTGCCACAGAAAATAGGccatcacaaacacaaaagaAAACGAAAGAAACACATTACAACAACATGTCTAAAGCAGTAGGAATCGATCTTGGAACCACATACTCCTGTGTGGCCCATTTCGCCAATGACAGAGTCGAAATCATCGCCAATGACCAGGGAAACAGAACCACTCCCTCGTTTGTGGCCTTTACCGACACTGAACGACTCATTGGTGATGCTGCCAAGAACCAGGCTGCCATGAACCCTGCAAACACAGTCTTTGACGCCAAGCGACTGATTGGCCGAAAATTCGACGACCCTGAGGTCCAGAATGACGCCAAGCACTTCCCCTTCAAGATTATCGACAAGGCTGGAAAGCCCAACATCGAGGTCGAATTCAAGGGCGAAACCAAGGTCTTCACCCCCGAAGAGATCTCTTCCATGATCCTCACCAAGATGAAAGAAACTGCTGAGGGATACCTCGGAACAAAGGTGAACGACGCTGTCATTACCGTTCCCGCATACTTCAATGATTCTCAGCGacaggccaccaaggacgcAGGTCTTATTGCTGGTCTGAATGTTCAGAGAATTATCAACGAGCCTACCGCTGCCGCCATTGCCTACGGTCTCGATAAGAAGGAGACTGGCGAGCGAAACGTGCTCATTTTCgatcttggaggaggaacttTTGATgtttctcttctgtctATCGAAGACGGCATCTttgaggtcaaggccaccGCTGGAGATACCCATCTCGGTGGTGAGGACTTTGACAACCGACTCGTGAACCACTTTGTTCAGGAGTTCAAGCGAaagcacaagaaggacatctccaccaaccagcGAGCTCTCCGACGACTGCGAACCGCTTGTGAGCGAGCTAAGCGAACCCTTTCGTCTTCCGCTCAGACATCCATTGAGATCGACTCTCTCTACGAGGGTATTGATTtctacacctccatcaCTCGAGCCCGATTCGAGGAACTCTGTCAGGATCTCTTCCGAGGCACTCTTGAGCCAGTTGAGAAGGTCCTGAAGGACGCTAAGATGGACAAGGCCTCAGTCAACGAgattgtccttgttggtggctCCACTCGAATCCCCAAGGTGCAGAAGCTCGTTTCTGACTTCTTCAACGGAAAAGAGCTGAATCGATCTATCAACCCTGATGAGGCTGTTGCCTACGGTGCTGCCGTCCAGGCTGCCATCCTTTCTGGTGACacttcctcttccactcAGGATATtctgctccttgacgtTGCTCCCCTTTCTCTTGGAATCGAGACTGCTGGCGGTGTTATGACCAAGCTCATCCCCCGAAACTCGACTATCCCCACCAAGAAGTCTgagaccttctccacctaCGCTGACAACCAGCCTGGCGTTCTGATTCAGGTCTTTGAGGGTGAGCGAGCTCAGACCAAGGATAACAACATCCTTGGTAAGTTTGAGCTGTCCGGTATTCCCCCCGCTCCTCGTGGTGTTCCTCAGATCGAAGTCACCTTTGACGTTGATGCCAACGGTATTCTCAACGTCTCCGCTGTTGAGAAGGGTACTGGTAAGACTCAGCAAATCACTATCACCAACGACAAGGGCCGACtttccaaggaggaaattGAGCGAATGGTGAACGACGCTgagaagtacaaggacgaggacgagaaggaggctgcccGAATTGCCGCCAAGAACGGCCTCGAGTCTTACACCTACTCTCTCAAGAACACTCTCTCCGAGGAGAagttcaaggagaaggtTGACGAGGCCGAGCGTGAGAAGCTTGAGAAGGCCATCAACGAGACCATTGAGTTCCTCGATGCTACTCAGTCCGGTGCTACTGAAGAGTACTCCGAtaagcagaaggagctcgaggGTATTGCGAACCCCATCCTTATGAAGTTCTACGGAGCTGACGGTGGTGCTCCCGGTGGAATGCCCGGAGGAGGCATgcctggagctggagccgcCCCTGGTGGCGGCGAGGGTCCCactgttgaggaggtttGA